From Granulimonas faecalis:
AGCGGGCGTCCCAGCCGTAGAGCGCTGGGACCTCGCCTTGGGCCACGGCGTCGTCGTAGGGCTGGGCGGTGTCGTGGTCTGAGGACGTCCAGCCGTAGACGAAGCCCACGGCGCCGGGCTCGGCGAGGGCGAGCCGGATGAGGGGCTCGGGGTACTCGGAGCCGCGCTCCGCGATCTCGGCCAGCTGGGAGTCGCGGGAGAGGGCCTGCCTGAGCGAGTTCTGGAGGTCGTCGGGCAGGTCCTGGGACACCGCGGGGCCTTGGTCCCGCGAGGGCGCCGACGACACGCACGAGACCACCGAGGAGACGACGAGCACCACCGCCACGAGGACGACGGCCACAAGGACGATGAGGCGCGGGTCGAGCGCGCCCAGGCGCCCGCGGCGCCCGGCGAAGTTGATGGGGTGGCGCTGGAGCTGGTAGCCGCTCGCGTTGCGGCGGCGTTGGGCCGGGGTCTGGTAGCCGCGGCCGTGCAGCTGCGGCGGCTGGCCCTGGGCACGTCTCCGCGAGGAGGACCGGCTGCCGTGGCTTGAGCGACGCCCGGACCCGTTGCCCAGGGGCGGACGCCCGTTTCCCATCTGCGGACTCTCGTTCACGGGACCTCCCGTATCATTTACGAATCTTGTTCCTCGGGTAACCAATCATAAACCCTCGGCCGGCGAGGACGCCTTTGTCAGGGACCCTGCAAAAGGGCCGACGGCGCCGATCCAGCCGTCCGCCGACGCTTTGGTACCGTCCGCCGGACATGTTTTGTTACGAAGTCGATAATTGAGGGGAAATACTGCCCTCAAAAGGTCCAGACAGGGGCAAACTGCCTGCAAGCCGACCAGCTCGACCGAGCGGCCCCGGTTCATGCGCCACGATGAATGGCGCGCCGAGGAAACCAAGGCAAAGGTGATTTTTTTGGTCAAGGGACGCAACAACAGGCAGGATGCCATCCGCGAGATCGTGCGCGGCAAGAGCATTCGCACCCAGCGCGTCCTTGTCCAAGAGCTTGAGGACGCCGGCTATGCCTGCACCCAGGCCACGGTCTCCCGCGACATCGCCGACATGGGCCTGCGCAAGCTGCCCGAGGGCGTGTACGTCCTCGCCGAGGACCTCCACCTCCAGCGCATGGTCTCCGAGCTCGTGACCGACGTCAACCACTCCGGCAACCTCGTGCTCGTCAAGGCGCAGCCCGGCACCGCGTCGGGCATCGCCGCGGCCATCGACGCCGCGGACCTCCCAGAGGTCGTCGGGACCCTCGCCGGCAACGACACCATCCTGGTGGTCGCGACCTCCCCCGAGAGCGCGGAGGCGTTCGAGGGCCACATCAACAAGCTCCGCAACTTCCGATGATGGCGGCCATCCGGTAGGCCTCGAGCCTCCGGGTGTCCGCGCCCCAGACCCCAGGCGACGCCTGTCCGGCGCCCGTCTGGCCGCGCATGCCCCGCC
This genomic window contains:
- a CDS encoding arginine repressor; its protein translation is MVKGRNNRQDAIREIVRGKSIRTQRVLVQELEDAGYACTQATVSRDIADMGLRKLPEGVYVLAEDLHLQRMVSELVTDVNHSGNLVLVKAQPGTASGIAAAIDAADLPEVVGTLAGNDTILVVATSPESAEAFEGHINKLRNFR